A portion of the Treponema rectale genome contains these proteins:
- a CDS encoding DUF4959 domain-containing protein, with product MQLKSVFTGVFLSAAVFFFVSCNEEYSSAVYNSNFNRQPADVTNLTQSQIKDTVVLNWKLPEDSEIKYLKIQAEPAHGNLETPKTMEKTTSFTVYGLQSNKSYKFTVYTVNKSGRESSGISLMYRPNINSDLIPYKYSNVALDFGYSSVSADKSFVYTSVFDEQLDLSSAEIEYVSGTENAFSVKNISVIKISNGETTNITITYSPEESPSWDESDLVLCRNPEIRIRLIASNFKQPSDIQSEHLRLWLRPDLISEDDIDEYGKVMRLPDYSGNGFDAVEFDSYPPLYRESVAALNSQPAVLFEGIQRLKAAGDIVKAKEATTTFAVVQRTAASNGAHYFLLCSNGYSTSYPQMGYVTRYYDETSGTSTTQRWAPYYYGSGISGSYRFMFDDNESDDNTLKLSEANVPQILCTVMDLSQSDSNIFGYLDGEKQLLSYTHSFNGKNYDFSESGKNYTTNNGFAYGKPWSDGAGHLYKTLWNMELEDSDENTKELYYQENPGEHPTRPYDYALRWYYLRNIIGNTTQSDLTEYLKNIVTPKKETMGTVSNVYLGASIVNSTVLLHNYLEDVIIYDTALTDEEIAEVSTYLKYRYGIGEE from the coding sequence ATGCAGTTGAAATCAGTATTTACCGGAGTTTTTTTATCTGCGGCTGTATTCTTTTTTGTTTCATGTAATGAAGAGTATTCTTCAGCAGTTTATAATTCTAATTTTAACAGACAGCCTGCGGACGTAACGAACTTAACCCAGTCGCAGATAAAGGATACCGTTGTTTTGAACTGGAAACTTCCTGAAGATTCTGAAATCAAGTATCTTAAAATTCAGGCGGAACCGGCTCACGGAAATCTTGAAACTCCAAAAACAATGGAAAAGACTACTTCTTTTACTGTATACGGACTTCAGTCAAATAAGAGTTATAAATTTACAGTATATACTGTAAATAAAAGCGGAAGGGAATCATCCGGTATAAGCCTTATGTATCGTCCTAATATTAATTCGGATCTTATTCCTTATAAATACAGCAATGTTGCCCTTGATTTCGGGTATTCTTCTGTATCCGCTGATAAGTCTTTTGTATATACGTCTGTTTTTGATGAACAGCTTGATCTTTCATCAGCAGAAATTGAATATGTTTCAGGTACGGAAAATGCATTCAGTGTAAAGAATATAAGCGTCATAAAAATTAGTAACGGAGAGACAACTAATATCACTATAACTTATTCTCCGGAAGAAAGTCCTTCCTGGGATGAAAGTGATCTGGTGCTATGCAGGAATCCTGAAATCAGGATAAGGCTTATAGCTTCAAATTTTAAGCAGCCGTCAGATATTCAGAGTGAGCATTTAAGACTGTGGTTACGGCCTGATTTGATTTCGGAAGATGACATTGATGAATACGGAAAGGTTATGAGACTTCCTGATTATAGCGGTAACGGTTTTGATGCAGTTGAATTTGATTCTTATCCTCCTTTGTACAGGGAATCTGTTGCTGCATTGAATTCGCAGCCGGCAGTTTTGTTTGAGGGAATACAGAGGCTTAAAGCTGCGGGAGATATCGTTAAGGCTAAGGAAGCTACTACAACATTTGCTGTCGTCCAGCGTACTGCAGCTTCGAACGGTGCTCATTATTTTCTCTTGTGTTCAAACGGCTATTCGACTTCTTATCCTCAAATGGGATATGTAACCCGATATTATGATGAAACGTCAGGAACTTCAACAACCCAGCGCTGGGCTCCGTATTATTATGGAAGCGGAATTTCAGGAAGCTATCGCTTTATGTTTGATGATAATGAATCTGATGATAATACTTTAAAACTTAGTGAAGCTAACGTTCCTCAGATTCTGTGTACGGTTATGGACCTTAGTCAGAGCGATTCGAATATTTTTGGCTACCTGGACGGAGAAAAACAGCTTTTGTCCTATACTCACAGCTTTAACGGCAAGAACTATGATTTTTCTGAATCTGGAAAAAACTATACGACGAATAACGGATTTGCTTATGGAAAACCCTGGAGTGACGGAGCCGGACATTTATATAAAACTCTCTGGAATATGGAACTTGAAGACAGCGATGAAAATACAAAGGAGCTTTATTATCAGGAGAATCCTGGTGAACATCCCACAAGACCTTATGACTACGCCTTACGCTGGTATTATTTAAGGAATATTATTGGTAACACTACTCAGAGTGATCTTACTGAATATCTTAAAAATATTGTAACACCAAAAAAAGAGACCATGGGAACAGTTTCCAATGTCTATCTTGGTGCTTCAATTGTTAATTCTACGGTACTTTTACATAATTATCTTGAAGATGTAATTATTTATGATACGGCTTTGACTGATGAAGAGATTGCTGAAGTCAGTACTTATTTGAAATACAGGTATGGAATAGGAGAGGAATGA
- a CDS encoding fibronectin type III domain-containing protein, whose amino-acid sequence MKNKFCFFIMLMVLFISCGSEYSTEVYESNFNVPPAEVTSLAQNVISNSQVLLYWVLPDDPSVKKIRISSAVKGEAAFMTETVDKRDSYSIYGLDSGKNYVFTVQTVNKKGTVSSGESIEYTPNINTDLITYKLNYKTLDFGYVRESSEKAFLYTSDLTEDVSLENITVSYVEGEENVFSFIKSDVSLLKPGETACITVKYTPSSTESWDEADLILNEEAGVSIRLIGSGYPQPADIQGSHLTLWLRADLVTSSDFDSYGKVIRMPDYSSSRCDAVAFNSEVPSYVSLATIKNQPVLYFKNYERLTAQGNFANNVDDGTTTFIVAQKGTSLTSSYYYTATNGYNLSFPSFGTVDRKYDVKTGWKTNSFYAHIVAGNGYSGTYRFLFDDSEEEDNYVKLASSGVPFTLCAVANFKSTGVSNSFAYLNGEKQLVSYTSTNNLSTLGETSLGYAYGQPWSDGEGHLYKSLWNMEMSTDAERESYYKFAENLKTHPSRPEDAAIRWWGLKSGSNYFDLYGNEYGSAKITTDYSNYYVNTLSTVRGICNTVTNVYLGTRIDTSTTPGDTYIACVMVYDTVLSEEEIDTVSNYIYYRYGIGSKR is encoded by the coding sequence ATGAAGAATAAATTTTGTTTTTTTATTATGCTGATGGTCCTGTTCATTTCCTGCGGCAGTGAATATTCAACAGAAGTTTATGAAAGTAATTTTAATGTTCCGCCTGCGGAAGTAACTTCTCTTGCCCAGAATGTCATTTCAAATTCACAGGTGCTTCTTTACTGGGTTCTTCCTGATGATCCTTCCGTTAAGAAAATACGTATTTCTTCTGCCGTTAAGGGAGAGGCTGCTTTTATGACGGAAACTGTAGATAAAAGAGATTCCTATTCGATTTATGGACTTGATTCAGGAAAAAACTATGTCTTTACCGTTCAGACCGTCAATAAAAAAGGAACGGTTTCTTCCGGAGAAAGTATTGAATATACTCCTAACATCAATACAGACCTGATTACGTATAAATTGAATTATAAAACTCTTGACTTCGGATACGTAAGAGAATCTTCTGAAAAAGCTTTTCTGTATACTTCGGACCTTACGGAAGATGTTTCTCTTGAAAATATAACAGTTTCTTATGTGGAAGGAGAAGAAAATGTCTTTTCTTTTATAAAAAGTGATGTGTCTCTTTTAAAACCGGGAGAAACTGCCTGTATTACTGTTAAATATACACCTTCTTCAACGGAATCATGGGATGAAGCAGATCTTATTTTAAATGAAGAGGCAGGAGTTTCAATAAGGCTTATCGGTTCCGGTTATCCCCAGCCTGCAGATATTCAGGGTTCTCATCTTACTTTATGGCTCAGGGCAGATCTTGTTACTTCTTCTGATTTTGATTCTTACGGTAAAGTAATACGCATGCCGGATTATAGTTCCAGCAGATGTGATGCCGTAGCTTTTAATAGTGAAGTCCCGTCTTATGTTTCCCTTGCTACAATAAAAAATCAGCCGGTTCTTTATTTTAAGAATTATGAACGGCTTACTGCACAGGGAAATTTTGCTAATAATGTGGATGACGGTACTACAACTTTTATAGTTGCTCAGAAGGGAACATCGCTTACTTCTTCGTATTATTATACTGCAACAAACGGTTATAACCTGTCATTTCCTTCTTTCGGGACAGTTGACAGAAAATACGATGTAAAAACCGGCTGGAAGACAAATTCATTCTATGCCCATATAGTTGCCGGAAACGGCTATTCCGGAACATACCGCTTTTTATTTGATGATTCAGAAGAAGAAGATAATTATGTAAAGCTTGCTTCTTCAGGAGTTCCTTTTACTTTATGTGCCGTTGCAAATTTTAAATCAACAGGAGTGTCAAACAGTTTTGCATATCTGAATGGAGAAAAACAGCTTGTAAGTTATACTTCTACAAATAATCTTTCTACATTAGGCGAAACTTCTCTGGGCTATGCTTATGGACAACCCTGGAGTGACGGAGAAGGGCATCTTTACAAGTCTTTGTGGAATATGGAAATGTCAACGGATGCAGAAAGGGAATCCTATTATAAATTTGCGGAAAATCTAAAAACACATCCGTCCCGGCCAGAGGATGCAGCAATCAGATGGTGGGGATTAAAATCAGGAAGTAATTATTTTGATCTTTACGGTAATGAATATGGCTCTGCAAAAATTACTACAGATTATTCTAACTATTATGTTAATACCCTTTCTACTGTAAGGGGAATCTGTAATACAGTGACTAATGTCTATCTCGGTACCAGAATTGATACATCAACGACACCTGGAGATACTTATATTGCCTGTGTAATGGTTTATGATACCGTGCTTTCAGAAGAAGAAATTGATACTGTCAGCAATTATATTTATTACCGCTATGGAATCGGTTCAAAAAGATAA
- a CDS encoding outer membrane beta-barrel protein — MKKTIIISLLLAASVASVFGASKKKKKGEWWNSYGRAVQENNLLLNVGMGINGNLGQGGDLSSYIPPFEASGEYTTFIGVPIGFGGFIGYTGYKTEESVNAAATYITTTKERNVFYFGGLANYHFNLVDELDLYAGAKIGLDFKNEDKKVSTTFEGTTTTVSESDEWMSLHFGINAGATYYFNDFFGVNVEAGFPTILRVAASFKLDF, encoded by the coding sequence ATGAAAAAAACGATTATCATTTCACTGCTTTTGGCTGCTTCAGTTGCATCTGTTTTTGGTGCTTCAAAAAAGAAAAAGAAGGGTGAATGGTGGAATTCCTACGGACGCGCAGTACAGGAAAACAATCTTCTTCTTAACGTCGGAATGGGTATAAACGGTAACCTGGGACAGGGAGGAGACCTTTCAAGTTACATTCCTCCTTTTGAAGCAAGTGGGGAATATACAACCTTTATCGGTGTACCGATCGGCTTCGGAGGTTTTATCGGCTATACAGGCTATAAAACGGAAGAAAGCGTAAATGCCGCTGCTACTTACATAACAACAACTAAAGAAAGAAACGTTTTCTATTTTGGAGGACTTGCAAACTATCACTTCAATCTTGTAGATGAACTGGATCTTTACGCAGGTGCAAAAATCGGACTGGATTTTAAAAATGAGGACAAAAAAGTAAGTACCACTTTCGAGGGAACAACAACTACAGTATCAGAATCTGATGAATGGATGAGCCTTCATTTCGGGATAAATGCAGGCGCCACATATTACTTCAATGATTTCTTCGGAGTAAACGTTGAAGCCGGCTTCCCGACAATCCTCAGGGTTGCAGCAAGCTTTAAACTTGACTTCTAA
- the murC gene encoding UDP-N-acetylmuramate--L-alanine ligase — translation MSDIRLPQDLRGVHIHFVGIKGTGMAALVEIFHHNGAVITGSDVSERFYTDEILEKLNLKALEFSGKNITDDIQYVIYSSAYKIDKNPDLIEAVRRGIPCLLYTQALGSYSAGAYSCGVCGVHGKTSTTGLTGTILKELPVAAQTLAGSIINSFGATCTYTSPMIKNLSEDSKKYFVAETCEYQRHFMSFCPQKIILTSVESDHQDFYPTYESIRDAFVDYICRLPSGGELIYCADDPGAVETAGIAAKKRNDIVMIPYGVKADGDFKLVSSAVENECQVFSCSLIPELKITVPGKHEVLDALAATALACRILAADKKNPLDYVEQIKKGLLNFTGGKRRSEKIGSFKTSSGNSVLVIDDYGHHPTAIKTTLEGYRQFYKGRKIIVDFMSHTYSRTQSLLKEFASSFENADVVVLHKIYASARENIADFNITGKTLYEQAKLYHKDVNYFEEILDAVPFVKNLLEQNPGTNYPDGYLLVTMGAGDNWKLGKTIIESYGVNR, via the coding sequence ATGTCAGATATTAGATTGCCTCAGGATTTGAGGGGTGTTCATATTCATTTTGTAGGAATCAAGGGAACCGGTATGGCAGCCCTTGTAGAAATTTTTCATCATAACGGTGCCGTAATTACAGGCAGTGATGTAAGCGAACGTTTTTATACTGATGAAATTCTTGAAAAGCTTAATTTGAAGGCTCTTGAATTCAGCGGAAAAAACATAACTGATGACATTCAGTATGTAATATATTCAAGTGCGTATAAAATTGATAAGAATCCGGATCTTATTGAAGCGGTGCGCCGGGGAATTCCATGTCTTCTTTATACTCAGGCGTTAGGCAGTTATTCAGCCGGTGCATATTCCTGCGGAGTGTGCGGAGTTCACGGAAAAACAAGTACGACTGGACTTACAGGAACTATATTAAAGGAACTTCCTGTAGCAGCTCAGACTCTTGCCGGAAGCATAATCAATTCTTTTGGAGCAACCTGTACATATACATCACCAATGATAAAGAATCTGAGCGAAGATTCAAAAAAATACTTTGTTGCCGAAACCTGCGAATACCAGCGGCACTTTATGTCTTTCTGTCCTCAGAAGATCATACTTACTTCCGTAGAAAGTGATCATCAGGATTTTTATCCTACATATGAATCAATACGGGATGCTTTTGTTGATTATATATGCCGTCTTCCTTCCGGCGGTGAACTTATATACTGCGCCGATGATCCGGGCGCTGTAGAAACTGCAGGAATTGCAGCAAAAAAAAGAAATGACATCGTGATGATTCCTTATGGAGTTAAGGCAGATGGAGATTTTAAACTTGTTTCTTCTGCTGTGGAAAATGAATGTCAGGTATTCAGCTGTTCCCTGATTCCGGAATTAAAGATTACTGTTCCCGGAAAACATGAAGTGCTTGATGCCCTTGCTGCAACAGCTCTTGCCTGCCGTATTCTTGCTGCTGATAAAAAGAATCCTCTTGATTATGTTGAGCAGATAAAAAAAGGCCTGCTGAATTTTACCGGAGGAAAGCGCCGCAGTGAAAAAATCGGTTCATTTAAAACTTCGTCTGGAAACAGCGTCCTTGTAATTGATGATTACGGACATCATCCGACTGCCATAAAAACAACTCTTGAAGGCTACAGGCAGTTTTATAAGGGAAGAAAAATCATCGTTGATTTTATGAGCCATACATATTCCAGAACTCAGTCTCTGCTTAAAGAGTTTGCTTCCAGTTTTGAAAATGCGGATGTTGTGGTTCTTCATAAAATATATGCCTCTGCAAGAGAAAATATTGCCGACTTTAATATCACCGGTAAAACACTTTATGAACAGGCAAAGCTTTATCACAAAGACGTAAATTATTTTGAGGAAATTCTGGATGCAGTTCCGTTTGTAAAGAACCTTCTTGAGCAGAATCCCGGCACTAATTATCCTGACGGATATCTTCTTGTCACGATGGGTGCCGGTGATAACTGGAAACTTGGAAAAACAATTATTGAAAGCTATGGAGTAAACAGATGA
- a CDS encoding YicC/YloC family endoribonuclease, with translation MNSMTGYGFKEVIQDSTQISVEIKSVNNRFLDLNINMPSYLNPVESRIREEVTKRAVRGKIDLSIRIRELNSSAKVSVDTAAARMYFDAMKTVASSLGMKDDSVSLSLVVNQDGVLNVTHEYDAEAMWIKISPVLEEVLNQFAADRIREGENLKKDLLEKLDVLDSCAEFFAMWQPKMEEKFKEQITSRFNELLGDHVDENRIMTEVAAMLVKYTINEEIIRLKSHLEALRKEITSSPVPGKRLDFICQEANREINTIGSKNQFAEVGAMVVNAKDALENIREQSKNVE, from the coding sequence ATGAACAGCATGACCGGCTACGGCTTTAAGGAAGTAATTCAGGATTCAACTCAGATAAGTGTAGAAATAAAATCTGTCAACAACAGGTTTCTTGATCTTAACATAAACATGCCTTCCTATCTTAATCCTGTAGAAAGCAGAATCAGGGAAGAAGTTACAAAAAGGGCAGTGCGGGGTAAGATAGATCTTTCTATCAGAATACGTGAATTGAATTCCAGTGCAAAGGTAAGTGTTGATACTGCCGCTGCCAGAATGTATTTTGACGCAATGAAGACAGTTGCTTCTTCTCTGGGAATGAAAGATGACAGCGTAAGTCTTTCTCTGGTAGTAAACCAGGACGGGGTCCTTAACGTAACTCATGAGTATGATGCAGAAGCAATGTGGATAAAAATAAGTCCTGTTCTTGAAGAAGTTCTCAATCAGTTTGCAGCTGACAGAATTCGGGAAGGGGAAAACCTTAAAAAAGATCTTCTTGAAAAACTTGACGTGCTTGATTCCTGTGCAGAGTTTTTTGCAATGTGGCAGCCAAAGATGGAAGAAAAATTTAAGGAACAGATTACAAGCCGCTTTAATGAACTTTTAGGAGATCATGTGGACGAAAACCGAATCATGACGGAAGTTGCAGCAATGCTTGTAAAGTATACGATTAATGAAGAAATCATCCGCCTTAAGAGTCATCTTGAAGCTTTAAGAAAAGAGATAACTTCTTCTCCGGTTCCCGGCAAGAGACTTGATTTTATCTGTCAGGAAGCTAACCGCGAAATAAATACCATCGGTTCTAAAAATCAGTTTGCAGAAGTCGGGGCAATGGTTGTAAATGCAAAGGATGCCCTTGAGAACATCAGGGAGCAGAGTAAGAACGTAGAATAA
- a CDS encoding PcfJ domain-containing protein, whose translation MAFSIFKKTYFLQDPRSFSFRRLPAGSLPHEGFTNVRKFAFPFNIAWICIEEDYIENTLAFNYVVRESSGELSKNYRTVFDFYHGRVIDYSDYDRSFYNYCKKNTSYASSVLSFASVQLLNMINQYSGLQMQECRLLKGIELLESLVKFPYEPLLNKIASYSTKVDRLSSDCYNQFCSCIGIKSFRKLRLMYLENPQVLLDYRFLMDCGFTDVNIMLRILKSPRFKRDPAFMDFMKIAIPARGELCAWNTASRFDWKSGDIELFDCMRMFCRYSDRLPESFCSQVIKDGPTKYNHDILSKYAWELENVNVEFGYTEFEKSLADSIEGYDFLLPKDSAMLRDLGAELHNCLSSYKDKVLRKECTVVYVIRNKEYVACIEVRDNMIYQQRVDYNETPFGEMAELLKTWRLKHKLSFNGNNF comes from the coding sequence ATGGCTTTTTCAATTTTTAAGAAAACTTATTTTTTACAGGATCCTCGTTCATTTTCTTTTAGAAGGCTTCCGGCCGGAAGTCTGCCCCATGAAGGTTTTACAAACGTTCGTAAGTTTGCTTTTCCTTTTAATATTGCCTGGATTTGCATTGAAGAAGATTATATTGAAAATACACTGGCTTTTAATTACGTAGTACGGGAAAGTTCAGGAGAATTATCAAAAAACTACCGGACGGTATTTGATTTTTATCATGGAAGGGTAATTGATTATTCAGATTACGACCGTTCGTTCTATAATTACTGTAAAAAAAATACATCTTATGCTTCTTCTGTCCTGTCTTTTGCTTCCGTACAGCTTCTGAATATGATAAATCAGTATTCCGGATTGCAGATGCAGGAGTGCAGGCTTCTGAAAGGAATTGAGCTTCTGGAAAGTCTTGTAAAATTTCCTTATGAACCGCTGCTGAATAAAATTGCTTCTTATTCCACTAAAGTTGACAGGCTTTCTTCTGACTGCTACAACCAGTTCTGTTCCTGCATCGGAATAAAAAGTTTTAGAAAACTTCGCCTCATGTACCTTGAAAATCCCCAGGTTCTTCTTGACTATCGTTTTCTTATGGACTGCGGCTTTACTGATGTAAACATAATGCTCCGTATTTTAAAATCACCACGTTTTAAAAGAGATCCTGCTTTTATGGATTTTATGAAAATAGCAATCCCTGCAAGAGGCGAACTTTGTGCCTGGAATACAGCCAGCCGGTTTGACTGGAAGAGCGGAGATATTGAACTGTTTGACTGCATGAGAATGTTCTGCCGTTACAGTGACAGGCTTCCGGAAAGTTTCTGCAGTCAGGTAATAAAGGATGGTCCTACAAAATACAATCATGACATTCTTTCAAAATATGCCTGGGAACTGGAAAATGTTAATGTAGAATTCGGCTACACAGAATTTGAAAAATCTCTGGCTGATTCAATTGAAGGCTATGACTTTTTACTTCCTAAGGACTCTGCAATGCTCAGGGATCTTGGGGCTGAACTTCATAACTGCCTCTCTTCTTATAAGGATAAGGTTCTTAGAAAAGAGTGTACTGTAGTTTACGTTATCAGGAATAAAGAATATGTTGCCTGCATTGAAGTTCGTGATAATATGATTTATCAGCAGCGCGTTGATTATAATGAAACTCCTTTCGGAGAAATGGCAGAACTGTTAAAGACGTGGCGGCTGAAACATAAACTTAGTTTTAACGGCAATAATTTTTAG
- the cmk gene encoding (d)CMP kinase yields the protein MAEYKIPEGKELRIAISGKSGCGNTTVSTLLSQRLGVNLINFTFRQLAQEKGLTLAQVIENAKTDDSYDIEVDTRQVELAKKESCVLGSRLAIWMLKEADLKVYLYASDETRALRILNREGGDLQQIKDFTSMRDREDSKRYKKLYDIDNSIYDFCDLIIDTADYNPEQITDIILEEAVKRGLTEKC from the coding sequence ATGGCAGAATATAAAATTCCGGAAGGAAAAGAACTTCGTATTGCAATCAGCGGAAAAAGCGGCTGCGGAAATACAACAGTAAGTACGCTTCTTTCTCAGCGGCTTGGTGTAAATCTTATAAATTTTACGTTCAGACAGCTGGCACAGGAAAAGGGACTTACCCTTGCCCAGGTAATTGAAAATGCAAAAACAGATGATTCCTATGACATTGAAGTTGATACAAGGCAGGTAGAACTTGCAAAAAAAGAATCCTGCGTACTGGGAAGCCGTCTTGCCATATGGATGCTTAAGGAAGCTGACTTAAAGGTTTATCTTTATGCCAGTGACGAGACAAGAGCTCTGCGCATACTTAACCGTGAAGGTGGGGATCTTCAGCAGATAAAGGATTTTACTTCCATGAGGGATCGGGAAGATTCTAAGCGCTATAAAAAACTTTATGACATTGATAACAGCATTTATGATTTCTGTGACCTCATAATTGATACAGCTGACTATAATCCTGAACAGATTACTGATATTATTCTTGAAGAAGCTGTAAAACGCGGTCTGACGGAAAAATGCTAA
- a CDS encoding L-rhamnose isomerase gives MESDYSSAKEQYAALGVDTDRAIQLLKKIPVSMHCWQGDDVGGFEHAGASLDGGGIQVTGNYPGKARSMEELRSDIEKTLSLTPGSYRLNVHANYADFSSTGFADRDALEPEHFKSWVQWSKENKVPLDFNSTLFSHPKASGLTLSSKDKGIRDFWIEHVKRCRKIGEYMGKEQGSACIHNIWIADGMKDIPVDRQGYREILASSLDDILSVKISKDYLKDSVESKVFGIGTESYVVGSHEFYMGYAVKNQMLLTIDMGHFHPTENVADKLSSVLMFVPEILLHLSRGVRWDSDHVTLFNDDMKAMAEEMVRTGKLDKIHIGTDYFDGSINRIGAWVIGQRATQKSLLRALLEPSEKLMSYENDGNYFARLALLEAEKTLPFGAVWNRYCEECSVPSDLQVIDEIMNYEKSVTALRG, from the coding sequence ATGGAATCAGATTATTCTTCTGCAAAAGAACAGTATGCGGCACTGGGGGTTGATACTGACAGAGCCATACAATTATTGAAAAAAATTCCTGTTTCTATGCACTGCTGGCAGGGGGATGACGTAGGCGGTTTTGAGCATGCCGGCGCTTCTCTTGATGGTGGCGGAATACAGGTAACAGGAAACTATCCTGGAAAAGCCCGCTCAATGGAAGAACTCCGCAGTGATATAGAAAAAACGCTTTCCCTTACACCGGGAAGCTATCGTCTTAATGTGCATGCAAATTATGCAGATTTTTCATCTACCGGTTTTGCAGACAGGGATGCACTTGAGCCTGAACATTTTAAAAGCTGGGTACAGTGGTCTAAAGAAAATAAAGTTCCCCTGGATTTTAATTCGACTCTTTTTTCTCATCCGAAGGCCTCAGGTCTTACTCTTTCTTCAAAAGATAAAGGCATCAGGGATTTCTGGATTGAACATGTAAAACGCTGCCGTAAAATCGGTGAATATATGGGTAAAGAACAGGGCAGCGCCTGCATTCACAACATATGGATTGCAGACGGTATGAAAGACATTCCTGTTGACCGTCAGGGGTACCGTGAAATTCTTGCTTCATCCCTTGATGATATTCTCAGCGTAAAAATTTCCAAGGACTATCTTAAAGATTCTGTAGAATCAAAAGTATTCGGAATCGGAACGGAAAGTTATGTTGTGGGAAGCCATGAGTTTTATATGGGATATGCCGTAAAAAATCAGATGCTCTTAACTATTGATATGGGACATTTTCATCCTACTGAAAATGTTGCAGACAAGCTTTCTTCCGTACTTATGTTTGTTCCGGAAATTCTTCTTCATCTCTCAAGAGGCGTAAGATGGGACAGTGATCACGTAACTCTTTTTAATGATGACATGAAGGCTATGGCTGAAGAAATGGTCAGAACCGGAAAACTTGATAAGATTCACATTGGTACCGATTATTTTGACGGCTCAATTAACAGAATCGGTGCCTGGGTTATCGGACAGCGGGCAACTCAGAAATCACTTCTAAGAGCTCTTCTTGAACCTTCCGAAAAACTTATGTCTTACGAAAATGACGGTAATTATTTTGCACGTCTTGCACTTCTTGAAGCAGAAAAAACACTTCCTTTCGGTGCGGTATGGAACCGTTACTGCGAAGAATGTTCTGTTCCGTCTGACCTTCAGGTTATTGATGAGATAATGAATTACGAAAAAAGCGTAACTGCTTTAAGGGGATGA
- the rhaM gene encoding L-rhamnose mutarotase: MGEIQCAFKMKLKPGMAEEYKRRHDAIWPELKKVISDSGVYDYSIFLDEETNILFAYQKLKPGNKADEQKNDPVVRKWWDMMADIMDVNPDNSPVSIPLKQMFHMD; the protein is encoded by the coding sequence ATGGGTGAAATTCAGTGTGCATTTAAGATGAAACTCAAGCCTGGAATGGCAGAAGAGTATAAAAGACGTCATGATGCAATCTGGCCGGAACTGAAAAAAGTAATATCAGACAGCGGTGTTTATGACTATTCGATTTTTCTTGATGAAGAAACAAACATTCTGTTTGCATATCAGAAACTGAAGCCGGGTAATAAAGCTGATGAGCAGAAAAACGATCCGGTTGTAAGAAAATGGTGGGATATGATGGCTGACATCATGGATGTAAATCCTGATAATTCACCTGTAAGTATTCCGCTGAAGCAGATGTTCCATATGGATTAA
- a CDS encoding acyl carrier protein: MDELMDILKELKPDVDFENEKGLIDNAVLDSFDIVELINRLKETFDIDITPAEIVPENFNSAESLWAMVEKLQ, from the coding sequence ATGGACGAACTGATGGACATACTTAAAGAACTTAAACCGGATGTTGATTTTGAAAATGAAAAGGGACTTATTGATAATGCAGTACTTGATTCCTTTGACATTGTAGAACTTATTAACCGTCTCAAGGAAACTTTTGATATTGACATCACCCCGGCAGAAATTGTACCGGAAAACTTTAACTCAGCAGAAAGCCTTTGGGCAATGGTAGAAAAGCTTCAGTAA